GAGACCACCAGCAGCCGGCTCTCGGCGGCCGCGGAGACGACGGCCTCGACGGCGGAGGAGATGTCGGCCGGGACCGAGGAGCAGGCAGAGCAGACGACGGAGGTGGCGGCGGCCGTCGAGGAGATGTCCTCGACCGTGGCGTCCTCCTCCCAGCACGCCGAGCGGACCAACGAGAAGGCCCGGGAGGCGTCCGAGCTCGCGGAGAGGGGCGAGAAGGTGTTCAACCGGACCACCCAGGCGATGGAGCGCATCGTGGAGGTTGTCAACTCCTCCTCCAACAAGGTGTCGGCCCTCGGCGAGGCGAGCGCCGAGATCGGCGACATCGTTCAGGTCATCGAGGACATCGCCGACCAGACGAACCTGTTGGCCCTCAACGCCGCCATCGAGGCGCAGCGTGCCGGCGAGGAAGGAAAAGGCTTCGCCGTGGTGGCCGACGAGGTCCGCGAACTGGCCGAGCGGACCACCTCCGCCACCCAGGAAATCT
The sequence above is drawn from the Salinibacter grassmerensis genome and encodes:
- a CDS encoding methyl-accepting chemotaxis protein — protein: ETTSSRLSAAAETTASTAEEMSAGTEEQAEQTTEVAAAVEEMSSTVASSSQHAERTNEKAREASELAERGEKVFNRTTQAMERIVEVVNSSSNKVSALGEASAEIGDIVQVIEDIADQTNLLALNAAIEAQRAGEEGKGFAVVADEVRELAERTTSATQEISDVVVQIQEQIDEVVASMEKGTDEVESGLALTEEASDALDEITASIDDMATTIDQIAAATQEQSATTTQIAESVESISGVADSVSDSTNQLAEMADDMSR